One Hermetia illucens chromosome 4, iHerIll2.2.curated.20191125, whole genome shotgun sequence DNA segment encodes these proteins:
- the LOC119654432 gene encoding cytochrome P450 4d2-like isoform X2, translated as MKERQDHLIKILHSFTDNVIIKRRNALLRKQKPEDEVDLDARKRAVLLDVLLQSAINGKPLTNADIREEVDTFIFGGHDTAATTVSFALYCLSRHPEVQSQAFQEICEVIGTDKNKPVTYKDLQNLKYLECIIKETLRLYPSGPVIGRQALEDSKIGEYSIPADTNIVVPIYFMLRNPSSFPDPDKFNPDRFLVDSVGKINPYCFIPFSAGPRHCIEQKYAMVEIKSLLSTILRYYELLSMGSEPRPIMNIVLRSTNGVHIGIKERKL; from the exons ATGAAGGAGCGCCAGGATCATCTTATTAAAATCCTCCATAGCTTCACTGACAATGTAATAATAAAGCGGCGGAATGCGTTACTTCGGAAACAAAAGCCAGAGGATG AAGTTGACCTTGATGCGAGAAAAAGAGCTGTTCTCCTTGACGTTCTTCTACAATCAGCAATTAATGGGAAACCGCTTACAAATGCTGATATTCGAGAAGAAGTAGACACTTTTATATTCGGGGGACATGACACAGCAGCAACCACAGTGTCCTTCGCACTTTATTGCTTATCGCGTCATCCAGAAGTGCAGAGCCAAGCATTCCAAGAAATATGTGAAGTCATAGGAACTGATAAAAATAAGCCGGTGACTTACAAGGATTtacagaatttgaaatatttggaatgTATTATCAAAGAAACGTTGCGGCTGTACCCAAGTGGGCCAGTAATAGGAAGACAAGCGCTGGAAGATTCAAAAATTG GTGAATATTCGATACCAGCTGATACAAATATTGTTGTTCCCATTTACTTCATGCTTCGAAATCCTAGCTCATTCCCCGATCCTGATAAATTCAATCCAGATAGATTTCTGGTAGATTCCGTAGGAAAAATCAACCCTTATTGCTTTATTCCATTTAGTGCTGGACCTCGCCATTGTATTGAACAAAAGTACGCAATGGTGGAAATAAAGAGTTTACTTTCGACTATCTTGAGATATTATGAGCTGCTATCAATGGGATCCGAGCCCAGACCAATCATGAACATAGTGTTAAGGTCAACGAATGGTGTCCATATTGGAATAAAGGAGAGAAAACTTTAA
- the LOC119654432 gene encoding cytochrome P450 4d2-like isoform X1, with the protein MKERQDHLIKILHSFTDNVIIKRRNALLRKQKPEDAPPLTEVDLDARKRAVLLDVLLQSAINGKPLTNADIREEVDTFIFGGHDTAATTVSFALYCLSRHPEVQSQAFQEICEVIGTDKNKPVTYKDLQNLKYLECIIKETLRLYPSGPVIGRQALEDSKIGEYSIPADTNIVVPIYFMLRNPSSFPDPDKFNPDRFLVDSVGKINPYCFIPFSAGPRHCIEQKYAMVEIKSLLSTILRYYELLSMGSEPRPIMNIVLRSTNGVHIGIKERKL; encoded by the exons ATGAAGGAGCGCCAGGATCATCTTATTAAAATCCTCCATAGCTTCACTGACAATGTAATAATAAAGCGGCGGAATGCGTTACTTCGGAAACAAAAGCCAGAGGATG CTCCACCCCTAACAGAAGTTGACCTTGATGCGAGAAAAAGAGCTGTTCTCCTTGACGTTCTTCTACAATCAGCAATTAATGGGAAACCGCTTACAAATGCTGATATTCGAGAAGAAGTAGACACTTTTATATTCGGGGGACATGACACAGCAGCAACCACAGTGTCCTTCGCACTTTATTGCTTATCGCGTCATCCAGAAGTGCAGAGCCAAGCATTCCAAGAAATATGTGAAGTCATAGGAACTGATAAAAATAAGCCGGTGACTTACAAGGATTtacagaatttgaaatatttggaatgTATTATCAAAGAAACGTTGCGGCTGTACCCAAGTGGGCCAGTAATAGGAAGACAAGCGCTGGAAGATTCAAAAATTG GTGAATATTCGATACCAGCTGATACAAATATTGTTGTTCCCATTTACTTCATGCTTCGAAATCCTAGCTCATTCCCCGATCCTGATAAATTCAATCCAGATAGATTTCTGGTAGATTCCGTAGGAAAAATCAACCCTTATTGCTTTATTCCATTTAGTGCTGGACCTCGCCATTGTATTGAACAAAAGTACGCAATGGTGGAAATAAAGAGTTTACTTTCGACTATCTTGAGATATTATGAGCTGCTATCAATGGGATCCGAGCCCAGACCAATCATGAACATAGTGTTAAGGTCAACGAATGGTGTCCATATTGGAATAAAGGAGAGAAAACTTTAA
- the LOC119656081 gene encoding cytochrome P450 4d2-like, producing MFLTLFIILISLAILLDYTAKKRRYDMTVNMPGPFLLPIFGSGFIFKRRDVQDSLGIVRDLSVNYGTICRVWIFHQLAVVIRKPEVLETVLASPKYITKSSLYDFLELWLGDGLLLSAGSKWHSRRKIITPKFHFKILEEFVEIFDRQSKILAQKLEKHLDGKDFNVYPYITLAALDVVCETAMGTKINAQTDPDCEYVRAVAEITTILTERFINIWYRSDLIFKIFAPKMKERQDYAAKVLHDFTERIIEERRNALLIEQMNKDSNAPQEDTDVGTKRKLALLDVLLQSSADGKPLTNADIREEVDTFMFEGHDTTTSAMSFTLYCLSRHPEVQKRAFQEICEVIGTDKNKPVTYRELQNLKYLECVIKETLRLYPSVPIIARRMIEDTKIDDYLIPVNTNVSIPIFVILKDPKLFPEPEKFNPDRHLLENSDEKTNPYSYIPFSAGPRNCIGQKFAMLEMKSTVSKMLRHYELLPMGPEPIPVLNLVLRSTNGIHIGIKPRQY from the exons ATGTTCCTTACACTTTTTATCATCCTAATCTCCCTTGCGATTCTACTGGATTATACCGCCAAGAAAAGGCGATATGATATGACCGTTAATATGCCAGGCCCATTTctcttgccgatatttggaTCAGGTTTCATATTCAAAAGGAGGGACGTGCAAG ATTCACTCGGCATTGTCCGAGACCTCAGCGTGAATTATGGTACAATCTGTCGGGTATGGATATTTCATCAATTAGCCGTAGTTATCAGAAAACCAGAAGTTCTGGAAACAGTTCTGGCTAGTCCCAAGTACATCACGAAAAGTTCCCTGTATGATTTCCTGGAATTATGGCTGGGAGATGGTTTACTGCTTAGTGCAGGATCAAAATGGCACTCCAGACGAAAGATCATAACTCCAaagtttcattttaaaattcttGAAGAATTTGTTGAGATTTTTGATCGtcaaagtaaaattttagcACAGAAATTGGAAAAGCATTTGGATGGAAAGGACTTCAATGTTTATCCTTACATTACCTTGGCAGCTTTGGATGTGGTCTGTG AAACCGCTATGGGTACGAAAATTAATGCTCAGACTGATCCTGATTGTGAATACGTTCGAGCCGTAGCTGA gaTAACCACCATTTTAACCGAACGCTTCATCAACATTTGGTATCGAAGTGAtctcattttcaaaattttcgccCCTAAAATGAAAGAACGTCAAGATTACGCCGCTAAGGTTCTTCACGATTTCACTGAACGTATTATCGAAGAACGTAGAAATGCTCTACTGATAGagcaaatgaacaaagatt CAAATGCACCACAAGAAGATACTGATGTTGGTACCAAGAGGAAACTGGCCCTTCTCGATGTTCTTCTACAGTCATCAGCGGACGGTAAACCACTTACAAATGCTGATATCCGGGAAGAAGTGGACACATTTATGTTCGAAGGACATGACACAACGACATCCGCTATGTCCTTCACACTTTATTGTCTATCACGCCATCCAGAAGTGCAAAAGCGAGCATTTCAAGAAATATGTGAAGTAATAGGAACTGATAAAAACAAGCCAGTCACCTACAGAGAGttacaaaatttaaaatatttggaaTGCGTTATCAAAGAAACACTACGGTTGTACCCATCAGTTCCGATAATAGCACGAAGAATGATAGAAGATACAAAAATTG ATGATTACTTGATCCCAGTCaacacaaacgtcagtataccAATTTTTGTAATATTAAAGGATCCCAAGTTGTTCCCAGAACCCGAAAAGTTTAATCCGGATCGACATCTCCTTGAAAATTCTGATGAGAAGACCAATCCTTATTCGTATATTCCATTCAGTGCTGGACCTCGCAATTGTATTGGACAAAAATTCGCAATGTTGGAGATGAAGAGTACCGTATCGAAAATGTTAAGGCATTATGAGCTGTTACCAATGGGACCTGAACCGATTCCCGTACTAAATTTGGTTCTAAGATCGACCAATGGTATTCATATTGGAATAAAGCCCAGACAATATTGA